The following are encoded in a window of Anopheles stephensi strain Indian chromosome X, UCI_ANSTEP_V1.0, whole genome shotgun sequence genomic DNA:
- the LOC118504301 gene encoding uncharacterized protein LOC118504301, translated as MVKLRQKLSVVNNQRSKPTPRLNLDRLKRADVAEGYAAALGEALTDDNTAMLLGDHWHGNLLTDERKVIERWKCYFEVYLKGAETGEVGTSSRTSQQQQQHSNNISDSNSAGDEVPPPSLDEIANAIEQVKSNKVAVSDGLAAELFKMGPERLTVEMHQLITRIWEQEELPEQWKLGVIHPIYKKGDKLECSSYRAISVLNTAYKILSQILFCRLAPFAMDFVGSYKAGFVGGKSTTDQIFTLRRILQKCRERQIPTHHLFIDFKAAYDTIDRNELWNIM; from the exons ATGGTAAAGCTGCGCCAGAAACTCTCCGTGGTCAACAACCAACGGAGCAAGCCTACCCCAAGGCTCAATCTGGATCGGCTGAAACGTGCTGATGTGGCGGAGGGGTATGCGGCAGCGCTCGGAGAAGCGCTTACGGACGACAACACCGCAATGCTCCTCGGAGACCACTGGC ACGGAAATCTCCTGACAGACGAGCGAAAGGTGATCGAACGGTGGAAGTGCTACTTCGAAGTGTACCTGAAGGGAGCAGAGACAGGAGAGGTTGGTACAAGTAGCAGAAcaagccaacagcagcaacaacacagcaacaacatcagtgACAGCAATAGTGCAGGAGACGAAGTGCCTCCGCCATCTCTGGATGAGATTGCCAACGCCATCGAGCAGGTTAAAAGCAACAAGGTTGCTGTTAGTGATGGGCTGGCGGCCGAGCTCTTCAAGATGGGGCCCGAGAGGCTTACCGTCGAAATGCACCAGCTGATCACGAGAATCTGGGAACAGGAAGAATTACCGGAACAGTGGAAGCTGGGCGTCATTCACCCAATCTACAAAAAGGGCGACAAATTGGAATGCTCGAGCTATCGTGCTATTTCAGTCCTCAATACCGCCTATAAGATCCTGTCCCAGATCTTGTTCTGCAGACTTGCCCCCTTTGCTATGgatttcgtcggaagctacAAAGCTGGGTTTGTTGGCGGTAAATCCACCACCGACCAAATCTTTACTCTTCGGCGGATCCTCCAGAAGTGCCGAGAGCGCCAGATCCCTACGCACCACCTCTTCATCGACTTCAAAGCGGCCTACGATACCATAGATAGGAATGAGCTATGGAACATCATGTAG
- the LOC118512670 gene encoding tigger transposable element-derived protein 1-like, with the protein MSVGIIKQFESEKTVAAIARDIKRPQSKVLSIVKQKDTLLNSGKGAAMGTRVRDKLIEKMVSLLLIWIEDMINKRIPLSLQIIKTKAKSLLQDLQSATENLDGTESTFKASSGWFDRFKKRANLKNIKIHGEAGSADEVASENFPSVLENIIAEKGFLPEQIINVDETAIFWKKMPTKSYVFNDMNRIPGLKSHKERITIMVGSNITGDLKLKLLAVYHSQKPRAFKHFDIQSLPVIWKFNKKAWVTRSIFNEWFHQNFVPEVKKYCSEKAIPFRVLLLLDNAPGHPIELYEVNPNIHVIFLPPRTTSLLQPMDQGVIAALKSYYLRRTFTHIVKTIDQNPTCSINDIWKNYDILSAIHNIAAVWLNQALLMRVGKKYARYILRMMKNQMTLVIKWNI; encoded by the coding sequence atgtcagttgggataaTCAAACAgttcgaaagtgaaaaaacTGTAGCAGCAATAGCCCGCGATATAAAAAGACCACAATCAAAAGTGCTGTCTATCGTGAAACAAAAGGATACTCTTCTTAATTCTGGGAAAGGAGCTGCAATGGGAACGCGAGTACGAGATAAGCTGATTGAGAAAATGGTGAGTTTGTTACTCATATGGATCGAAGACATGATCAACAAGCGGATTCCTCTTAGCCTGCAAATTATAAAGACCAAAGCGAAATCTTTGCTCCAAGACCTTCAAAGCGCTACTGAGAATCTCGATGGTACAGAAAGTACGTTCAAAGCCAGTTCAGGATGGTTCGATCGGTTTAAGAAGCGTGCAAacttgaaaaatattaaaattcatGGAGAAGCTGGTAGTGCAGATGAAGTAGCATCAGAAAACTTTCCTTCCGTGCTCGAAAATATTATAGCAGAAAAAGGATTTCTTCCAGAACAAATTATTAACGTAGATGAAACAGCCATATTCTGGAAAAAGATGCCAACAAAAAGTTACGTCTTCAATGATATGAATCGGATTCCTGGATTAAAATCACATAAAGAAAGAATTACAATCATGGTAGGAAGTAACATAACAGGAGATCTAAAATTAAAACTATTAGCAGTGTATCATTCACAAAAACCAAGAGCATTTAAGCACTTCGATATTCAATCCTTACCAGTGATATGGAAATTCAACAAGAAAGCATGGGTAACTCGCTCGATTTTTAACGAATGGTTCCATCAAAATTTTGTGCCAGAGGTAAAAAAGTATTGCAGCGAAAAAGCTATTCCATTTAGGGTACTTTTATTGCTAGACAATGCTCCGGGCCATCCCATAGAACTTTACGAAGTGAACCCTAATATCCATGTAATTTTCCTGCCTCCAAGAACTACCTCATTATTACAACCGATGGACCAAGGTGTAATTGCTGCATTAAAATCCTACTATCTCCGCCGAACATTCACACATATTGTTAAAACGATTGATCAAAATCCCACATGCAGCATCAACGATATCTGGAAAAATTATGACATTCTTTCTGCCATACATAATATAGCAGCAGTATGGTTAAATCAGGCACTATTAATGCGTGTTGGAAAAAAGTATGCCCGGTATATTTTACGAATGATGAAGAACCAGATGACGCTAGTAATCAAATGGAATATTTGA
- the LOC118512446 gene encoding frizzled-3 isoform X2, producing the protein MQVPSDATGSIKHRTGHNLPSYHPSVPASGGAGSPTPFITHDSVESVVKGWSISNLTSLLQHAGVTTGVAGVGVANSSVGSVSVGASPGQRIVDSTSWSDRFNSLLLPSVALPGITSSNIVGTSRNPCPANYSLEYDRCVPRCGPTIDALYSQRQKELVELWTLVLSAVCFIFTLTSLVSFWAKASKLEYPDRPVLFMTLCYNLLGLCYLERTILHSPRRLEAAVEMMLLETPGTGEAGSVATGTTTTSSTRSDCSITSQCLAYYILKHYLLLSASTWWLIFGLCWYLSTAKQWSCEALERKSGLFHVLAWVVPFAVPIGALLRGHIQRFELTGFCTARGFTELPVLLLLLLGAALVSFALAALARLRLCWNQRAPHLGQVFGRVLMFAVCYLIPALSATICMMLERVDHELEPCPAGEAGEGCVTQRPPHFSLLPTVLRLVLTLIGGGFVGVWLWSRQPSDADINAAKKITQPSYYNTTNLMLLKGGSKPGGSLDECGALSGNGVRRTGEGRQAPDDSSVMLREAQLLSGRYKDISDRRQTNRGSSRSTTSSPYRSRTDKSKAKTSQKVCYTYRSGSGVLSEHGVAMRPPNDTVASIQSEMGQRSPYAGSSGGIASNGGYVPVRVHRSLRAVPMSMITRI; encoded by the exons ATGCAG GTACCATCCGATGCAACTGGGAGCATCAAACACCGTACCGGTCATAACCTTCCGTCGTATCATCCATCGGTGCCTGCAAGTGGTGGTGCCGGTTCCCCAACACCATTCATTACGCACGACAGTGTCGAATCCGTCGTGAAGGGATGGTCCATTTCAAACCTTACCTCGCTGTTGCAACACGCTGGTGTTACGAccggtgttgctggtgttggtgtCGCAAATTCATCTGTAGGATCTGTCTCGGTTGGAGCTAGTCCCGGACAGAGAATCGTCGACAGTACGAGTTGGTCGGACCGGTTCAATTCTCTGCTGTTGCCGAGTGTGGCTCTACCCGGTATCACTTCTTCGAATATCGTCGGAACATCGCGTAATCCCTGCCCGGCCAACTACAGCCTCGAGTACGATCGGTGCGTGCCAAGATGCGGTCCTACCATCGATGCGCTGTACAGCCAGCGCCAGAAAGAACTGGTTGAGCTGTGGACACTTGTCCTGTCGGCGGTTTGTTTCATCTTCACCCTCACATCGCTCGTTTCGTTTTGGGCAAAAGCATCCAAGCTGGAGTACCCGGACCGTCCGGTGCTGTTCATGACACTATGTTACAATCTGTTGGGATTGTGCTATCTGGAACGAACTATATTGCATAGCCCGCGTCGCTTGGAAGCTGCCGTTGAGATGATGCTTCTGGAAACTCCCGGGACCGGTGAAGCTGGTTCCGTTGCAACCGGAACAACTACCACCAGCTCCACCCGATCCGACTGCTCGATCACGTCCCAGTGTCTGGCGTACTACATTCTCAAGCACTATCTACTGCTGAGTGCCAGCACCTGGTGGTTAATCTTCGGACTCTGCTGGTACCTGAGCACTGCCAAACAGTGGTCATGTGAGGCGCTCGAGCGAAAATCAGGTCTGTTTCATGTTTTAGCCTGGGTCGTACCGTTTGCAGTTCCAATCGGTGCGCTACTGCGGGGTCACATCCAACGCTTTGAGCTAACCGGCTTCTGTACGGCACGTGGGTTCACAGAGTTACCCGTACTACTGTTGCTATTGCTAGGTGCCGCCCTGGTCAGCTTTGCACTGGCCGCTCTCGCTCGACTACGCCTCTGCTGGAACCAACGTGCACCGCATCTGGGCCAGGTGTTCGGCCGCGTATTGATGTTTGCCGTGTGCTACCTTATTCCTGCCCTATCCGCAACGATCTGCATGATGTTGGAACGCGTGGATCATGAGCTAGAACCGTGCCCAGCGGGCGAAGCTGGAGAGGGGTGTGTTACACAGCGGCCTCCACACTTTTCCCTGCTGCCAACTGTGTTGCGCTTGGTTCTTACGCTGATAGGCGGTGGCTTCGTTGGCGTTTGGCTATGGTCTCGCCAGCCATCCGATGCGGACATTAATGCAGCGAAAAAAATTACTCAACCATCGTACTATAACACTACCAATTTGATGTTACTGAAAGGTGGCTCTAAACCTGGAGGGTCATTAGATGAGTGCGGTGCGTTATCTGGTAACGGTGTCCGGCGTACCGGGGAGGGCCGCCAAGCTCCGGACGATAGTAGCGTAATGTTGCGAGAGGCACAGCTTCTCAGCGGCCGCTATAAAGACATCAGTGATCGGCGACAAACCAATCGAGGCTCGTCCCGAAGCACAACCAGCAGTCCCTATCGTAGCCGTACAGATAAATCAAAGGCAAAAACGTCGCAGAAAGTTTGCTACACCTATCGATCTGGAAGCGGTGTTCTGTCCGAGCATGGTGTCGCTATGCGGCCACCAAATGACACGGTGGCATCAATCCAATCGGAGATGGGACAACGGTCACCTTACGCAGGCAGTTCCGGTGGAATAGCTTCGAACGGTGGTTACGTCCCAGTACGAGTTCATCGCAGTCTTCGGGCCGTCCCTATGTCTATGATTACCCGTATTTAA
- the LOC118512446 gene encoding frizzled-3 isoform X1, translating into MLSEVTLVLVAVSFAASEGLRCERIMVGACQNLVYDMTIASAPETALQYLSHGTASANAGANSTTTGAVRTWLDAERLITSLRPVIDSGCSKQALFLFCSSLFPLCSPTAPRPVHPCRSLCEQVRKDCFSEPQHSKFWPAYLDCKALPQPEKHELCMQVPSDATGSIKHRTGHNLPSYHPSVPASGGAGSPTPFITHDSVESVVKGWSISNLTSLLQHAGVTTGVAGVGVANSSVGSVSVGASPGQRIVDSTSWSDRFNSLLLPSVALPGITSSNIVGTSRNPCPANYSLEYDRCVPRCGPTIDALYSQRQKELVELWTLVLSAVCFIFTLTSLVSFWAKASKLEYPDRPVLFMTLCYNLLGLCYLERTILHSPRRLEAAVEMMLLETPGTGEAGSVATGTTTTSSTRSDCSITSQCLAYYILKHYLLLSASTWWLIFGLCWYLSTAKQWSCEALERKSGLFHVLAWVVPFAVPIGALLRGHIQRFELTGFCTARGFTELPVLLLLLLGAALVSFALAALARLRLCWNQRAPHLGQVFGRVLMFAVCYLIPALSATICMMLERVDHELEPCPAGEAGEGCVTQRPPHFSLLPTVLRLVLTLIGGGFVGVWLWSRQPSDADINAAKKITQPSYYNTTNLMLLKGGSKPGGSLDECGALSGNGVRRTGEGRQAPDDSSVMLREAQLLSGRYKDISDRRQTNRGSSRSTTSSPYRSRTDKSKAKTSQKVCYTYRSGSGVLSEHGVAMRPPNDTVASIQSEMGQRSPYAGSSGGIASNGGYVPVRVHRSLRAVPMSMITRI; encoded by the exons atCACTTCGTTGCGACCAGTTATAGATTCCGGCTGCTCAAAACAAgctcttttccttttttgctcgtcACTTTTCCCGCTCTGTTCACCAACTGCACCACGCCCAGTACACCCGTGTCGATCGTTGTGTGAGCAAGTGCGTAAGGACTGCTTTAGCGAACCACAACACAGCAAATTTTGGCCGGCCTATCTGGACTGTAAAGCATTACCCCAACCCGAAAAGCACGAGCTATGCATGCAG GTACCATCCGATGCAACTGGGAGCATCAAACACCGTACCGGTCATAACCTTCCGTCGTATCATCCATCGGTGCCTGCAAGTGGTGGTGCCGGTTCCCCAACACCATTCATTACGCACGACAGTGTCGAATCCGTCGTGAAGGGATGGTCCATTTCAAACCTTACCTCGCTGTTGCAACACGCTGGTGTTACGAccggtgttgctggtgttggtgtCGCAAATTCATCTGTAGGATCTGTCTCGGTTGGAGCTAGTCCCGGACAGAGAATCGTCGACAGTACGAGTTGGTCGGACCGGTTCAATTCTCTGCTGTTGCCGAGTGTGGCTCTACCCGGTATCACTTCTTCGAATATCGTCGGAACATCGCGTAATCCCTGCCCGGCCAACTACAGCCTCGAGTACGATCGGTGCGTGCCAAGATGCGGTCCTACCATCGATGCGCTGTACAGCCAGCGCCAGAAAGAACTGGTTGAGCTGTGGACACTTGTCCTGTCGGCGGTTTGTTTCATCTTCACCCTCACATCGCTCGTTTCGTTTTGGGCAAAAGCATCCAAGCTGGAGTACCCGGACCGTCCGGTGCTGTTCATGACACTATGTTACAATCTGTTGGGATTGTGCTATCTGGAACGAACTATATTGCATAGCCCGCGTCGCTTGGAAGCTGCCGTTGAGATGATGCTTCTGGAAACTCCCGGGACCGGTGAAGCTGGTTCCGTTGCAACCGGAACAACTACCACCAGCTCCACCCGATCCGACTGCTCGATCACGTCCCAGTGTCTGGCGTACTACATTCTCAAGCACTATCTACTGCTGAGTGCCAGCACCTGGTGGTTAATCTTCGGACTCTGCTGGTACCTGAGCACTGCCAAACAGTGGTCATGTGAGGCGCTCGAGCGAAAATCAGGTCTGTTTCATGTTTTAGCCTGGGTCGTACCGTTTGCAGTTCCAATCGGTGCGCTACTGCGGGGTCACATCCAACGCTTTGAGCTAACCGGCTTCTGTACGGCACGTGGGTTCACAGAGTTACCCGTACTACTGTTGCTATTGCTAGGTGCCGCCCTGGTCAGCTTTGCACTGGCCGCTCTCGCTCGACTACGCCTCTGCTGGAACCAACGTGCACCGCATCTGGGCCAGGTGTTCGGCCGCGTATTGATGTTTGCCGTGTGCTACCTTATTCCTGCCCTATCCGCAACGATCTGCATGATGTTGGAACGCGTGGATCATGAGCTAGAACCGTGCCCAGCGGGCGAAGCTGGAGAGGGGTGTGTTACACAGCGGCCTCCACACTTTTCCCTGCTGCCAACTGTGTTGCGCTTGGTTCTTACGCTGATAGGCGGTGGCTTCGTTGGCGTTTGGCTATGGTCTCGCCAGCCATCCGATGCGGACATTAATGCAGCGAAAAAAATTACTCAACCATCGTACTATAACACTACCAATTTGATGTTACTGAAAGGTGGCTCTAAACCTGGAGGGTCATTAGATGAGTGCGGTGCGTTATCTGGTAACGGTGTCCGGCGTACCGGGGAGGGCCGCCAAGCTCCGGACGATAGTAGCGTAATGTTGCGAGAGGCACAGCTTCTCAGCGGCCGCTATAAAGACATCAGTGATCGGCGACAAACCAATCGAGGCTCGTCCCGAAGCACAACCAGCAGTCCCTATCGTAGCCGTACAGATAAATCAAAGGCAAAAACGTCGCAGAAAGTTTGCTACACCTATCGATCTGGAAGCGGTGTTCTGTCCGAGCATGGTGTCGCTATGCGGCCACCAAATGACACGGTGGCATCAATCCAATCGGAGATGGGACAACGGTCACCTTACGCAGGCAGTTCCGGTGGAATAGCTTCGAACGGTGGTTACGTCCCAGTACGAGTTCATCGCAGTCTTCGGGCCGTCCCTATGTCTATGATTACCCGTATTTAA